A portion of the Mycobacterium paraseoulense genome contains these proteins:
- a CDS encoding nitroreductase family protein codes for MTGASSDVWEVMSTARTIRRFTDQPVDDATLGRCLEAARWAPSGANAQGWRFVVLRSPEQREVVAKAAAQALQVIEPVYGMARPAPEDNSRRARTYRATYELHDRAGEFTSILFAQQHYPTASELLLGGSIFPAMQNFLLAARALGLGACLTSWASYGGERLLREAIGVPDDWLIAGHVVVGWPKGKHGPLRRRPLTDFVALDRWDQPADELAATVEPARGPGLRGSVRP; via the coding sequence ATGACCGGAGCGAGCAGCGACGTGTGGGAAGTGATGTCGACCGCGCGGACGATCCGGCGCTTCACCGATCAGCCGGTCGACGACGCTACCCTGGGGCGGTGCCTGGAAGCGGCCAGGTGGGCGCCGTCCGGCGCCAACGCACAGGGCTGGCGTTTCGTCGTGCTGCGGTCGCCCGAGCAGCGCGAGGTGGTGGCCAAGGCGGCGGCCCAGGCGCTGCAGGTGATCGAACCCGTCTACGGCATGGCCCGCCCCGCCCCCGAAGACAACAGTCGCCGTGCCCGCACCTACCGCGCGACCTACGAATTGCACGACCGCGCGGGCGAGTTCACCTCCATCTTGTTCGCCCAGCAGCACTATCCGACGGCGTCCGAGCTTCTGCTCGGCGGGTCGATCTTTCCCGCCATGCAGAACTTTCTGCTGGCCGCGCGCGCCCTGGGGCTGGGGGCATGCCTGACCAGCTGGGCGTCTTACGGCGGCGAGCGGCTGCTGCGGGAGGCGATCGGCGTACCGGACGACTGGCTGATCGCCGGGCACGTCGTGGTCGGTTGGCCCAAGGGCAAGCACGGGCCACTGCGCCGACGGCCCCTCACCGACTTCGTGGCTCTCGACCGCTGGGATCAGCCCGCCGACGAGTTGGCGGCGACCGTCGAGCCGGCCCGGGGACCCGGCTTGCGCGGTTCGGTCAGGCCATAA
- a CDS encoding carboxymuconolactone decarboxylase family protein produces MDRETYQRGLHIRSAVLGEEYVDRALADADDFTGPLQDLVTEYCWGAVWGREELSRKTRSMLNLAMISVLNRPNELRTHVKAALTNGVTREEIREIFLQVAIYAGVPAAVDSFRVAREAFAELERD; encoded by the coding sequence TTGGATCGCGAAACCTATCAGCGGGGGCTACACATCCGATCCGCCGTGCTGGGCGAGGAGTATGTCGACCGCGCCCTGGCCGACGCGGACGATTTCACCGGGCCCCTGCAGGACCTCGTCACCGAGTACTGCTGGGGGGCGGTGTGGGGCCGCGAGGAGCTGTCCCGAAAGACGCGCAGCATGCTCAACCTGGCGATGATCTCGGTGCTGAACCGGCCGAACGAACTGCGCACGCACGTCAAGGCGGCGCTGACCAACGGCGTCACCCGCGAGGAGATTCGCGAGATCTTCCTGCAGGTCGCCATTTACGCGGGCGTGCCGGCTGCGGTCGACAGCTTCCGCGTCGCCCGCGAGGCGTTCGCCGAACTAGAGCGGGATTAG
- a CDS encoding NAD(P)-dependent oxidoreductase, with translation MQVGFVGLGNMGFPMARRLIQENHEVVAFDTRETALERIVALGAHPASSPKDVADRTETVMASLPTPGASLDVATGPAGVIEGARIERYVDLSTVGSRTANQIHDRLAARDITAIDSPVSGGVGGAAKGTLAIMVSGPRAGFEAVRPVLEALGRPIYVGATPGSAQTMKLANNILAANALAATAEVVVMGVKAGLDPGVMIEVLNAGSGATSASRDKFPRAILPRTFDYGFATGLMVKDVHLYLDEAQALGVPTDVAATICRLWENTADDQGPESDFTTVIKPLEKAAGVTVGPHPA, from the coding sequence GTGCAAGTCGGATTCGTCGGGCTGGGGAACATGGGTTTTCCCATGGCACGCCGGCTGATTCAGGAAAACCATGAGGTCGTCGCCTTCGACACGCGCGAAACCGCGCTCGAACGCATCGTCGCCTTGGGGGCCCACCCCGCGTCCTCACCGAAGGACGTCGCCGACCGTACCGAAACGGTGATGGCCAGCCTGCCGACGCCGGGCGCCTCGCTCGACGTGGCGACCGGTCCGGCGGGCGTGATCGAGGGCGCGCGGATCGAACGCTACGTCGACCTGTCCACGGTCGGCAGTCGCACCGCGAATCAGATCCATGACCGGCTCGCCGCGCGGGACATCACGGCGATCGACAGCCCGGTCAGCGGCGGCGTCGGCGGCGCCGCGAAGGGCACCCTCGCGATCATGGTGTCCGGTCCGCGCGCCGGTTTCGAGGCCGTCAGACCCGTGCTCGAGGCGCTCGGCCGGCCCATCTACGTCGGAGCCACACCCGGTTCGGCGCAGACGATGAAGCTGGCCAACAACATCCTGGCGGCCAATGCGCTGGCCGCGACCGCCGAGGTCGTGGTGATGGGCGTCAAGGCCGGGCTCGACCCGGGCGTGATGATCGAAGTGCTCAACGCCGGCTCGGGCGCGACGAGCGCGAGCCGGGACAAGTTCCCCCGCGCGATCCTCCCCCGGACATTCGATTACGGGTTCGCCACCGGGCTGATGGTCAAAGACGTGCACCTCTATCTGGATGAAGCGCAAGCACTCGGCGTGCCCACGGATGTCGCCGCAACGATCTGCCGGTTGTGGGAGAACACCGCGGACGACCAAGGCCCCGAGTCCGACTTCACCACGGTGATCAAACCGCTCGAGAAGGCCGCCGGCGTGACCGTCGGCCCGCATCCTGCGTAG
- a CDS encoding amidohydrolase family protein, which yields MIEHADGTRTPLVDASVHIFFPSNKALRKTLREPFKSRGFPDYEMDWYGAPGGEYAPGTEGPDRQYPGSDPEFVANELFSKRGVDIAVLHPMARGIMPDRHLGTALHAAHNEMMVSDWLESSEFGDRFRGTIRVNPDDIAGALREIEKWRAHPRVVQIGVPLQSRELYGKPQFWPLWEAAVDAGLPVAAHIEVGNGIMFPPTPSGNTRTYEQYVSFMALNYIYHLMNMIAEGVFERFAGLKFVWADGAGDFVTPFIWRMDTFGRPHLEQTPWAPRIPSDYLPGHVYFVQGSLDGPGDVEFAGEWFGFTGKEDMVMFGSSYPHWQFGDATKLPSALSAEQREKVCWRNAAQLYGIDMPAGVGAQYE from the coding sequence GTGATCGAACACGCTGACGGAACCCGCACACCACTCGTCGATGCGAGCGTGCACATCTTCTTCCCGTCCAACAAGGCGCTGCGCAAGACCCTGCGTGAGCCGTTCAAGAGTCGTGGCTTCCCCGATTACGAGATGGACTGGTACGGCGCCCCGGGCGGTGAGTACGCGCCCGGCACCGAGGGCCCGGACCGCCAGTACCCCGGATCCGATCCGGAATTCGTTGCCAACGAACTGTTTTCGAAGCGCGGGGTCGACATTGCGGTCCTGCATCCGATGGCGCGCGGCATCATGCCGGACCGGCACCTGGGCACGGCGCTGCACGCCGCGCACAACGAGATGATGGTGTCGGACTGGCTAGAGTCCAGCGAGTTCGGCGACCGGTTCCGCGGCACCATTCGGGTCAATCCCGACGACATCGCCGGCGCGTTGCGGGAGATCGAGAAATGGCGTGCGCATCCGCGGGTGGTCCAGATCGGCGTCCCGCTGCAATCCCGCGAGCTGTACGGCAAACCGCAGTTCTGGCCGCTGTGGGAGGCCGCGGTCGACGCGGGCCTTCCCGTCGCCGCGCACATCGAAGTGGGCAACGGAATCATGTTTCCGCCGACGCCTTCCGGCAACACCCGCACCTACGAGCAATACGTCAGCTTCATGGCGCTCAATTACATCTACCACCTGATGAACATGATCGCCGAGGGAGTGTTCGAGCGCTTCGCCGGACTGAAGTTCGTCTGGGCCGACGGCGCCGGCGACTTCGTAACCCCGTTCATCTGGCGGATGGACACATTCGGGCGGCCGCACCTGGAGCAGACGCCCTGGGCGCCGCGCATTCCCAGCGACTACCTCCCCGGCCACGTGTATTTCGTGCAGGGCAGCCTCGACGGTCCCGGCGACGTGGAGTTCGCCGGTGAATGGTTCGGCTTCACCGGCAAGGAAGACATGGTGATGTTCGGCTCCAGCTACCCGCACTGGCAGTTCGGTGACGCCACGAAGCTGCCCAGCGCACTGTCCGCCGAACAGCGCGAGAAGGTGTGCTGGCGCAACGCGGCGCAGCTCTACGGCATAGACATGCCCGCCGGAGTGGGCGCACAGTATGAGTAA
- a CDS encoding amidohydrolase family protein: MTLTHSQERVPAAERIAVRCVDSDVHPAPKRGELLPYIPEPWRSKYFLNRNVGELIFYDAPDYAHSYAMRVDTFPPNGEFPCSDPDLAFRQLIMEAGSDIAILEPAAYPARLPEAQHAMSYALNDWQANHWLDSHHNWHERWRGSICIAIEEPQESVREIERWAGHPYMAQILIKAEPKPSWGHPKYDPIWAAATKHDITVSCHLSRSQFDELPIPPVGFPSYNHDFMVTYSLLAANQVMSLIFDGVFDRFPTLRIVFVEHAFTWILPLMWRMDAIYDARKSWVDIKRKPSEYVKDHIKFTTQPLDYPEDKTELTRALEWMECEKILLFSSDYPHWTFDDPRWLVKHLPKAARDAVMYKNGIATYHLPETVPVLEGQTRVL; this comes from the coding sequence ATGACGTTGACACATTCGCAGGAGCGGGTTCCCGCTGCCGAGCGCATAGCCGTCCGGTGCGTCGACTCGGATGTCCACCCGGCGCCCAAGCGCGGCGAGCTGCTTCCGTACATCCCCGAGCCGTGGCGCAGCAAGTACTTCCTCAACCGCAATGTCGGTGAGCTGATCTTCTACGACGCCCCCGACTACGCGCACTCCTACGCGATGCGCGTGGACACGTTCCCGCCCAACGGCGAGTTCCCCTGCAGCGACCCGGACTTGGCGTTCCGCCAGCTGATCATGGAGGCGGGCTCCGACATCGCGATCCTGGAACCGGCCGCCTACCCGGCCCGCCTGCCCGAAGCGCAACACGCGATGTCGTACGCGCTGAACGACTGGCAGGCCAATCACTGGCTGGACAGCCACCACAACTGGCACGAGCGGTGGCGCGGTTCGATCTGCATCGCCATCGAGGAGCCGCAAGAGTCCGTGCGCGAAATCGAGCGCTGGGCAGGACATCCCTACATGGCGCAGATCCTGATCAAGGCGGAGCCCAAGCCGTCGTGGGGCCATCCCAAATACGACCCGATCTGGGCGGCGGCGACCAAGCACGACATCACCGTGAGCTGCCACCTGTCGCGCAGCCAGTTCGACGAATTACCGATTCCGCCGGTGGGATTCCCCAGCTACAACCACGACTTCATGGTGACCTATTCGCTGTTGGCGGCCAACCAGGTGATGAGCCTGATCTTCGACGGCGTCTTCGACCGCTTCCCGACCCTGCGGATCGTCTTCGTCGAGCACGCGTTCACCTGGATCCTGCCCCTGATGTGGCGGATGGACGCGATCTACGACGCACGCAAGTCATGGGTGGACATCAAGCGCAAGCCGTCCGAGTACGTCAAGGACCACATCAAGTTCACCACCCAGCCGCTGGACTACCCCGAAGACAAGACCGAGCTGACCCGCGCGCTCGAATGGATGGAGTGCGAGAAGATCCTGCTCTTCTCCTCGGACTACCCGCACTGGACGTTCGACGACCCCCGCTGGTTGGTCAAGCACCTCCCCAAAGCGGCCCGCGACGCGGTGATGTACAAGAACGGCATCGCGACTTACCACCTGCCCGAGACCGTTCCGGTCCTCGAGGGTCAGACCCGGGTGCTCTGA
- a CDS encoding Rieske (2Fe-2S) protein, translated as MTIEQEGATKRPGPRLAQGREHVVATVDEIPPGKHKLVPIGRHGVGVYNVNGSFYAIANYCPHQGGPLCSGRARGRTIVDETAPGDSVMVRDLEYIYCPWHQWGFELATGTTAVKPEWSIRTYPVRIVGNDVLVQA; from the coding sequence TTGACCATTGAACAAGAAGGGGCGACCAAACGGCCCGGGCCCCGCCTCGCCCAGGGCCGCGAGCATGTCGTCGCAACCGTAGACGAGATCCCACCGGGCAAGCACAAGCTGGTACCCATCGGGCGGCATGGCGTCGGTGTCTACAACGTCAACGGCAGCTTCTATGCCATCGCGAATTACTGCCCCCACCAAGGTGGTCCGCTGTGTTCGGGACGTGCCCGGGGACGGACGATCGTCGACGAAACCGCTCCGGGTGACTCGGTCATGGTGCGCGACCTGGAATACATCTATTGCCCCTGGCACCAATGGGGTTTCGAGCTCGCGACCGGCACGACCGCAGTCAAACCGGAATGGAGCATCCGCACCTACCCGGTGCGCATCGTGGGCAACGACGTTCTGGTGCAGGCCTAA
- a CDS encoding alpha/beta fold hydrolase: MPSIEINGGNVVYEILGDSGDLIALTPGGRFSKEIEGLRPLADALAGGGYRVLLWDRPNCGASDVQFYGQSESHMRAETLHKLVTGLGFERCILAGGSGGARDSMLTTMLYPEMVTKLVVWNIVGGIYGSFVLGSFYIIPSILAVRGTGMDGVVKVQEWRDRIEENPNNKQRFLDFDKDEFLKVMLRWLNAFVSKPGQTIPGVEDEMFDRIKVPTLIIRGGENDMDHPKRTSLEVSCLIKGSKLIDPPWPEDAWERASEDRAAGRVQHFNMFDTWVQAAPAILEFLGS; encoded by the coding sequence GTGCCGTCTATCGAGATCAACGGGGGAAACGTCGTCTACGAAATCCTCGGTGACTCAGGTGATCTCATTGCGCTGACGCCGGGTGGGCGGTTTAGCAAGGAGATCGAGGGCCTGCGCCCGCTTGCCGACGCACTCGCGGGCGGCGGCTATCGCGTGTTGCTCTGGGACCGGCCGAACTGCGGCGCTTCCGACGTGCAGTTCTACGGGCAGAGCGAGTCGCACATGCGCGCCGAGACGCTGCACAAGCTGGTGACCGGGCTGGGCTTCGAGCGCTGCATCCTCGCCGGGGGGTCCGGCGGCGCAAGGGATTCCATGCTGACCACGATGCTCTACCCCGAGATGGTCACCAAGCTCGTGGTGTGGAACATCGTCGGCGGTATCTACGGCAGCTTCGTGCTGGGCTCCTTCTACATCATCCCGAGCATTCTCGCGGTGCGCGGCACCGGAATGGACGGCGTGGTCAAGGTGCAGGAATGGCGCGATCGCATCGAGGAAAACCCGAACAACAAACAGCGGTTCCTCGACTTCGACAAAGACGAGTTCCTCAAGGTCATGCTGCGCTGGCTCAACGCGTTCGTGTCCAAGCCCGGGCAGACGATTCCCGGGGTCGAGGACGAGATGTTCGACCGAATCAAGGTTCCCACGTTGATCATTCGCGGCGGCGAGAACGACATGGATCACCCCAAGCGAACATCCCTCGAGGTGAGTTGCCTGATCAAGGGGTCCAAGCTCATCGATCCGCCGTGGCCGGAGGACGCGTGGGAACGTGCGTCCGAGGACCGCGCGGCCGGGCGGGTGCAGCACTTCAACATGTTCGACACGTGGGTGCAGGCCGCGCCCGCGATCCTCGAGTTCCTGGGCTCGTGA
- a CDS encoding NADH-ubiquinone oxidoreductase-F iron-sulfur binding region domain-containing protein, producing the protein MNTAQSTSISAATCPGCEPRLLVEGTPRSGEDLTAYRRLGGYRPLVDADALLREVEASGLVGRGGAAFPLATKLRAVRDNGRSAAGSIVVANGEEGEPASVKDRWLLRNRPHLILDGLRLAAAVIEADRGYVYVSDPESAHSVEAALDELDPDAFGGITVDMLTVQPGYVAGEETAAVRAINGGPAKPTDKPPRPFETGVGDRPTLVSNVETLANLPYLQGHGAAAFRSQGTSLSPGTFLATITGAGRPAVLYELPHGMPFTELLALHGVPADQVRGALMGGYFAGLLNRTVLETTLDHESMRRLGSGLGCGAISVITDDCPVAVAASVLAYFDRENAGQCGSCFNGTAAMAAAAGALRDGAATTEDVERLRRWSVLLRGRGACATLDAATNVAASLLGQFPGEVAAHLDGACPDCTRGAFRADRPYEAEAVRLT; encoded by the coding sequence GTGAACACCGCGCAATCCACCAGCATCAGCGCCGCCACCTGCCCCGGCTGTGAACCCCGGTTGTTGGTAGAAGGGACGCCCAGGTCCGGCGAAGACCTCACGGCGTACCGACGGCTCGGCGGATACCGGCCGCTCGTCGACGCCGATGCCTTGCTGCGCGAGGTCGAAGCCAGCGGACTGGTCGGCCGCGGTGGCGCGGCCTTTCCGCTCGCGACCAAGTTGCGCGCGGTACGCGACAATGGTCGCAGCGCCGCTGGCTCGATCGTCGTCGCGAATGGCGAAGAGGGAGAACCGGCTTCGGTCAAAGACCGCTGGCTGCTGCGCAACCGCCCACACCTGATTCTGGACGGGCTCCGGCTGGCGGCCGCGGTCATCGAAGCGGACCGCGGCTATGTCTACGTGTCCGACCCGGAATCGGCGCACAGCGTTGAGGCCGCGCTCGACGAGCTTGATCCCGACGCGTTCGGTGGCATAACGGTCGACATGTTGACCGTGCAGCCCGGGTACGTGGCCGGCGAGGAGACGGCCGCCGTCCGCGCGATCAACGGCGGCCCGGCCAAACCGACGGACAAGCCCCCACGCCCCTTCGAGACCGGCGTCGGTGATCGGCCCACACTGGTGAGCAACGTCGAGACTCTGGCCAACCTGCCGTACCTGCAGGGCCACGGCGCTGCGGCGTTCCGTTCGCAGGGCACATCGCTCTCCCCGGGCACCTTCCTGGCCACCATCACCGGGGCCGGCCGGCCGGCCGTCCTCTACGAGCTTCCGCACGGTATGCCGTTCACCGAACTTCTTGCGCTACACGGCGTTCCGGCGGATCAGGTGCGCGGGGCATTGATGGGCGGTTACTTCGCCGGTTTGCTCAACCGCACCGTGCTGGAGACGACCTTGGACCACGAGTCGATGCGGCGGCTCGGCAGTGGCCTGGGTTGCGGCGCGATCTCAGTGATCACCGACGACTGCCCCGTCGCGGTCGCGGCGTCCGTGCTGGCCTACTTCGACCGGGAGAACGCCGGGCAGTGCGGTTCGTGCTTCAACGGTACGGCGGCGATGGCCGCGGCCGCCGGCGCGCTGCGCGACGGTGCCGCGACGACGGAAGACGTCGAGCGGCTGCGCCGCTGGTCGGTGCTGCTGCGCGGGCGCGGCGCGTGCGCAACACTGGACGCCGCTACCAACGTCGCCGCCAGCCTGCTCGGTCAATTCCCCGGCGAAGTCGCCGCCCACCTCGACGGCGCATGCCCGGACTGCACCCGCGGCGCCTTCCGCGCCGACCGTCCCTACGAGGCGGAAGCTGTGAGGCTGACATGA
- a CDS encoding ferredoxin — translation MKIRLDRTVCDGFGICAKYAPGYFSLDDWGYASLIGDGSVAEPDRDAVMRALMDCPVHAIAEIGERTSPAPHPPLTDADDPAEHLKTEENEAEWGFTR, via the coding sequence ATGAAGATCCGCTTGGACCGCACCGTGTGCGACGGCTTCGGGATCTGCGCGAAATACGCGCCGGGATACTTCTCGCTCGACGACTGGGGCTATGCGTCCCTCATCGGCGACGGCTCCGTGGCGGAGCCGGATCGCGATGCGGTCATGCGCGCCCTGATGGACTGCCCGGTGCACGCCATCGCCGAGATCGGCGAACGCACCTCGCCGGCGCCGCACCCGCCGCTCACCGACGCGGACGACCCCGCCGAGCACCTCAAAACCGAAGAGAACGAGGCGGAATGGGGATTCACGCGTTGA
- a CDS encoding thiolase C-terminal domain-containing protein: MSAAQGRPLPLITQDNEFFWTSGADGALRLQQCNSCESLIHPPAPVCRYCRSRDMGVRAVSGRATLAGFTINERFSLPGMPAPYVIAQVAIAEDPRVRLTTNIIECEPDRLELGQQVEVVFEQVEDVWFPLFRPVQDAEPGPLPVDEIAPERFGEHVRPMLTTEKFEDKVALTGIGMSPIGRRLMQPPLALTVQACEAAIADAGLAYADIDGLSTYPGAINVGGFGEGGVTALEAALGIRPTWHNGAMETFGPGGSLIAAMQAVACGLARHVLCFRTLWEATNGELMKQGKISPSMGRMSGWQMPFGATSAAHTLAMNAQRHFHRYGTTKETLGWIALNQRANAELNPTAVYRSPMTMDDYLNARPITTPFGLYDCDVPCDGAIAVIVSAVDAARHLAKSPVLVEAVGTQIIERIDWDQSTLTHEPQVLGQAAHVWTRTTLRPNDVDVAELYDGFTMNCLSWIEALGFCGIGEAKEFLDGGKNIARDGQLPLNTHGGQLSHGRTHGMGLVHEAVTQLRGEAGDRQVAGARVGVVSSGGLTPSGVLLLRADE, from the coding sequence GTGTCAGCAGCACAGGGACGACCGTTGCCCCTGATCACGCAGGACAACGAATTCTTCTGGACTTCGGGCGCCGACGGCGCGTTGCGGCTGCAGCAATGCAATAGCTGCGAATCGCTGATCCATCCGCCGGCGCCGGTGTGCCGGTACTGCCGGTCGCGCGATATGGGCGTGCGGGCGGTCTCGGGCCGGGCAACGCTCGCCGGGTTCACCATCAATGAACGGTTCAGTTTGCCCGGCATGCCGGCGCCGTACGTGATCGCCCAGGTCGCCATCGCCGAAGATCCGCGGGTTCGGTTGACCACCAACATCATCGAGTGCGAGCCGGATCGGCTCGAACTCGGCCAACAGGTCGAAGTCGTCTTCGAGCAGGTCGAGGACGTGTGGTTTCCGCTGTTCCGGCCGGTACAAGACGCCGAGCCCGGTCCACTGCCCGTCGACGAAATAGCGCCGGAGCGCTTCGGCGAGCATGTACGCCCGATGCTGACCACCGAGAAGTTCGAAGACAAGGTCGCGCTGACCGGGATCGGCATGTCGCCGATCGGCCGCCGCCTGATGCAGCCGCCGTTGGCGCTGACCGTGCAGGCGTGCGAAGCGGCCATCGCCGACGCCGGCCTGGCGTACGCAGACATCGACGGCCTGTCGACCTACCCCGGCGCGATCAACGTCGGCGGCTTCGGGGAGGGCGGGGTGACCGCGCTGGAAGCGGCGCTCGGCATCCGGCCCACGTGGCACAACGGCGCCATGGAAACATTCGGCCCGGGCGGATCGTTGATCGCGGCCATGCAGGCGGTCGCCTGCGGCCTGGCCCGTCACGTGCTCTGCTTCCGCACGCTGTGGGAAGCCACCAACGGCGAGCTGATGAAGCAGGGAAAGATCAGCCCGTCGATGGGCCGGATGTCGGGCTGGCAAATGCCATTCGGCGCAACATCTGCGGCCCACACCTTGGCCATGAACGCGCAGCGGCACTTTCACCGTTACGGCACCACGAAGGAGACTCTCGGCTGGATCGCGTTGAACCAGCGGGCCAACGCCGAGCTGAACCCCACGGCGGTCTACCGAAGTCCGATGACGATGGACGACTATCTGAACGCGCGGCCGATCACCACACCCTTCGGCCTCTACGACTGCGACGTGCCGTGCGACGGCGCGATAGCGGTCATCGTCTCCGCCGTCGACGCCGCCCGCCATCTCGCCAAGTCGCCGGTGCTGGTGGAAGCGGTGGGAACGCAGATCATCGAACGCATCGACTGGGACCAGAGCACTCTCACCCACGAGCCGCAGGTACTGGGCCAGGCCGCGCACGTGTGGACACGCACGACGTTGCGCCCCAACGACGTTGACGTCGCCGAACTCTACGACGGCTTCACCATGAACTGCCTGTCGTGGATCGAGGCGCTGGGCTTCTGCGGCATCGGCGAGGCCAAGGAGTTCCTCGACGGCGGCAAGAACATCGCCCGCGACGGCCAGCTACCGCTCAACACACACGGCGGCCAGCTCTCGCACGGCCGGACCCACGGCATGGGCCTCGTCCACGAGGCGGTCACCCAGCTGCGCGGGGAGGCCGGGGACCGCCAGGTCGCCGGCGCCCGCGTCGGCGTGGTCAGCAGCGGCGGTCTCACCCCCAGCGGTGTGCTGCTGTTGCGAGCGGACGAATGA
- a CDS encoding alpha/beta hydrolase: MTRPAARPRLVIVDGVPMSALIAESAEPKAVIVAIHGGGTTAAYFDCPGHPSLSLLRTGAATGFTVVALDRPGYGSSAPYPEAMALPEQRVNLAYGAVDRILGDRPRGAGLFLMGHSGGCELVMRMGADERGAELLGIELAGTGRRYHPAARDILKTATRERRPAGLRELLWHPENLYPPEVLTGATVSPTAPSYEDQMVSNWARQDFPALAPAVRVPVQFSIAEHEKVWQNDPSAVAEIEELFSGSPRFTVHRQPDAGHNMSLGHTASDYHAKVFAFVDDCVAARANRLDAEGDLEAG, from the coding sequence ATGACCCGCCCCGCTGCCCGGCCCAGGCTGGTGATCGTCGACGGCGTGCCGATGTCGGCGCTCATCGCCGAATCCGCCGAGCCCAAGGCCGTGATCGTCGCCATCCACGGCGGAGGCACCACCGCGGCCTATTTCGATTGCCCGGGCCACCCGTCGTTGTCGCTGTTACGGACCGGCGCGGCAACCGGATTCACCGTGGTGGCGCTCGACCGGCCCGGCTACGGCAGCTCCGCGCCCTATCCGGAGGCGATGGCCCTGCCCGAGCAGCGGGTCAACCTCGCCTACGGGGCGGTGGACCGCATCCTCGGTGATCGGCCACGCGGCGCGGGGTTGTTCCTGATGGGCCATTCCGGGGGGTGCGAACTCGTGATGCGGATGGGCGCCGACGAGCGCGGCGCCGAGCTGCTGGGCATCGAACTGGCCGGCACCGGCCGCCGCTACCATCCGGCGGCCCGGGACATCCTGAAGACCGCTACCCGCGAGCGCCGCCCGGCCGGCCTGCGTGAGTTGCTGTGGCACCCCGAAAACCTTTACCCGCCAGAGGTTCTCACCGGCGCCACGGTCTCTCCGACCGCGCCGTCCTATGAGGACCAGATGGTCTCCAATTGGGCCCGCCAGGATTTTCCGGCGCTTGCGCCCGCGGTGCGGGTCCCGGTGCAATTCAGCATCGCCGAACACGAAAAGGTCTGGCAGAACGATCCTTCCGCGGTGGCCGAGATCGAGGAGCTGTTCTCCGGCTCGCCGCGATTCACCGTGCATCGGCAGCCCGACGCGGGACACAACATGAGCCTGGGTCACACCGCGTCCGACTACCACGCGAAGGTTTTTGCGTTCGTCGACGACTGTGTGGCGGCCCGCGCGAATCGCCTTGACGCAGAAGGCGACCTGGAGGCCGGATGA
- a CDS encoding NAD(P)-dependent oxidoreductase, which produces MRVGFIGLGSQGGPMARRIVEGGYQTTLWARRPATLEPFADTTAKVAESPAGLAAASDLVCLCVVGDADIDELVDGERGLLVAMKPGGVIAVHSTVHPNTCRELAKKAATKGVSVIDAPVSGGAPAASEGRLMVMVGGDADVVERCRPVFATYADPIVHLGELGSGQTTKLLNNLLFTAHLATAASALSLAGALGVDPDRLTEVVSRSSGNSFALNALGGIGGLDRLAGVAGALLQKDVRLVVDLADRAGTSGGAVLEAADAALALMGHPR; this is translated from the coding sequence ATGAGAGTCGGATTCATCGGCCTGGGCAGTCAGGGCGGCCCGATGGCGCGGCGGATCGTCGAGGGCGGTTACCAGACCACGCTGTGGGCGCGCAGGCCCGCGACCCTGGAGCCGTTCGCCGACACCACGGCGAAGGTCGCCGAGTCACCGGCCGGGCTCGCGGCGGCCAGCGATCTGGTGTGTCTTTGCGTCGTGGGTGACGCGGACATCGACGAGCTCGTCGACGGCGAGCGCGGGCTGTTGGTGGCGATGAAGCCGGGGGGCGTGATCGCGGTGCACAGCACCGTACACCCCAACACGTGCCGCGAACTGGCGAAGAAGGCGGCGACCAAAGGCGTTTCGGTCATCGACGCGCCGGTGAGCGGCGGTGCACCGGCGGCCTCCGAAGGGCGCCTGATGGTGATGGTCGGCGGCGACGCCGACGTCGTCGAGCGGTGCCGCCCGGTCTTCGCAACCTACGCCGACCCGATAGTCCACCTCGGGGAGCTGGGTTCCGGTCAAACCACCAAGCTGCTCAACAACCTGCTGTTCACCGCCCACCTGGCCACCGCGGCCAGCGCGCTGTCGCTGGCCGGCGCCCTCGGCGTCGACCCGGACCGCCTCACCGAAGTCGTCTCACGCAGCAGCGGGAACAGCTTCGCGCTCAACGCCCTTGGCGGGATCGGCGGATTGGACCGGCTCGCCGGCGTGGCCGGGGCGCTGCTGCAGAAGGACGTCCGCCTGGTGGTCGACTTGGCCGACCGGGCCGGGACGAGCGGTGGCGCCGTGCTGGAGGCGGCCGACGCCGCCCTGGCCCTGATGGGCCATCCACGGTGA